The following proteins are encoded in a genomic region of Xanthomonas cassavae CFBP 4642:
- the pcaF gene encoding 3-oxoadipyl-CoA thiolase, translating to MSEVYLIDGIRTPIGRYGGALSSVRADDLGAVPLAALLARHPSLDPGAIDDVYLGCANQAGEDNRNVARMSLLLAGLPSSVPGSTLNRLCGSGLDAVGTVARGIRAGELGLAIAGGVESMSRAPWVVGKAESAFARTQQLEDTTMGWRFINPRLQAAYGTELMGETAENVAQRQAVSREDQDAFALRSQQRVAAAQAAGFFDGELTSVPVAACKGSDAGTVEYDEAPRPTTTAEMLDKLKPVFRQPGTVTAGNASGVNDGAAALLLASAQAVQAHGLTPRARVLGFAAAGVEPAYMGIGPVPATQRLLARLNLRIEQFDAIELNEAFAAQALACMRQLGLADDAAHVNANGGAIALGHPLGMSGARLALTLLRQLEAGNGRFGLASMCIGVGQGVALAIERL from the coding sequence ATGAGCGAGGTCTATCTGATCGATGGCATCCGCACGCCGATCGGCCGGTACGGTGGCGCGCTGTCCAGCGTGCGCGCCGACGACCTGGGCGCGGTGCCGCTGGCCGCATTGCTGGCACGGCATCCCTCGCTGGACCCGGGCGCCATCGACGATGTCTACCTGGGCTGCGCCAACCAGGCCGGCGAAGACAACCGCAATGTCGCGCGCATGAGCCTGCTGCTGGCCGGCTTGCCCAGCTCGGTGCCGGGCAGCACGCTCAATCGGCTGTGCGGGTCCGGGCTGGATGCGGTCGGCACCGTGGCGCGCGGCATCCGCGCCGGAGAACTGGGGCTGGCAATCGCCGGTGGTGTGGAATCGATGTCGCGTGCGCCGTGGGTCGTGGGCAAGGCCGAGAGCGCCTTCGCCCGCACCCAGCAACTGGAAGACACCACCATGGGCTGGCGCTTCATCAATCCGCGCCTGCAGGCCGCCTACGGCACCGAGTTGATGGGCGAAACCGCCGAAAACGTCGCGCAGCGCCAAGCTGTCTCGCGCGAAGATCAGGATGCGTTCGCCCTGCGCAGCCAGCAACGCGTGGCAGCGGCGCAGGCGGCCGGCTTCTTCGATGGCGAACTCACCTCGGTGCCGGTGGCCGCGTGCAAGGGTAGCGACGCCGGTACCGTGGAATACGACGAGGCGCCGCGGCCGACTACCACCGCCGAGATGCTGGACAAGCTCAAGCCGGTCTTCCGCCAGCCCGGCACCGTCACTGCCGGCAATGCGTCCGGCGTCAACGACGGCGCTGCCGCGTTGCTGCTGGCCTCGGCGCAGGCGGTCCAGGCGCATGGCCTGACGCCGCGTGCGCGGGTGCTCGGTTTTGCTGCAGCAGGTGTCGAACCGGCCTACATGGGCATCGGCCCGGTGCCTGCCACGCAGCGCCTGCTGGCCCGGTTGAACCTGCGCATCGAGCAGTTCGACGCGATCGAACTCAACGAAGCGTTCGCCGCCCAGGCACTGGCCTGCATGCGCCAGCTCGGGCTGGCCGATGACGCTGCGCACGTCAACGCCAATGGTGGTGCGATCGCGCTGGGTCATCCGCTGGGCATGAGCGGCGCGCGGCTGGCGCTGACCTTGTTGCGCCAGCTCGAAGCCGGCAACGGCAGGTTCGGGCTGGCTAGCATGTGTATTGGCGTCGGGCAGGGCGTGGCGCTGGCGATCGAACGCCTGTGA
- the pcaH gene encoding protocatechuate 3,4-dioxygenase subunit beta, translated as MRDTSVDTPAVDPLLGYRRSQPGTQPPYLHLPYASTALRGPRRAPIQIPVTLSEVTGPRLDRLTLGAHAADLTAGFSGEPLGERIIVSGRVLDENGKPVRNSLVEVWQCNAAGRYQHEGDRHEAPLDPNFRGTGQVLTDDHGRYAFKTVKPGAYPWRNHYNAWRPAHIHFSLHGDGIGQRLITQMYFPGDPLLAHDPIYNCVDDALARERMVSSLDWENAVSEYALAYRFDIVLRGRKQTVWE; from the coding sequence ATGCGCGATACCTCCGTCGATACGCCAGCTGTTGATCCGTTGCTCGGCTACCGCCGCAGCCAACCCGGTACGCAGCCGCCGTATCTGCATCTGCCTTACGCGTCCACGGCCCTGCGCGGACCGCGACGCGCGCCGATCCAGATCCCGGTGACCTTGTCGGAAGTGACTGGCCCACGCCTGGACCGGCTGACCCTCGGCGCACATGCAGCCGATCTCACCGCAGGCTTCAGCGGCGAGCCGCTGGGCGAGCGCATCATCGTGTCCGGCCGCGTGCTGGACGAAAACGGCAAGCCGGTGCGCAACAGCCTGGTGGAAGTCTGGCAATGCAATGCCGCCGGCCGTTACCAGCACGAAGGCGATCGCCATGAAGCGCCGCTGGACCCCAACTTCCGCGGCACCGGTCAGGTCCTCACCGACGATCACGGGCGCTACGCGTTCAAGACTGTCAAGCCTGGCGCGTACCCGTGGCGCAACCACTACAACGCCTGGCGGCCGGCGCACATCCATTTCTCATTGCATGGCGATGGTATCGGCCAGCGCCTGATCACGCAGATGTATTTCCCCGGCGACCCGCTGCTGGCGCACGACCCCATCTACAACTGCGTCGACGACGCGCTGGCACGCGAGCGCATGGTGTCCAGCCTCGATTGGGAAAACGCGGTCAGCGAATACGCGCTGGCCTACCGCTTCGACATCGTGCTGCGCGGTCGCAAGCAAACGGTCTGGGAGTGA
- the pcaG gene encoding protocatechuate 3,4-dioxygenase subunit alpha — protein MSLNATPSQTVGPYYRLGLEPLYRDRLAPPQAAGTPVQISGCVYDGAGAPVSDAVLELWQADAAGIYAHVADARHQAHDATFDGWGRVPTDAQGRFSFATVKPGAVAGPDGRPQAAHLTVLVLMRGLLRAASARLYFADDPHLGSDTILALVPAERRGTLLAQPRGDGAYAWDVHMQGDAETVFFQY, from the coding sequence ATGAGCCTGAATGCCACCCCGTCGCAAACCGTTGGGCCGTATTACCGGCTCGGCCTGGAACCGCTGTATCGCGATCGCCTGGCGCCGCCGCAGGCTGCCGGCACGCCGGTGCAGATCAGCGGCTGTGTCTATGACGGCGCCGGTGCGCCGGTGTCCGACGCCGTGCTGGAGCTGTGGCAGGCCGATGCGGCCGGCATCTACGCGCATGTCGCCGACGCGCGCCACCAGGCGCACGACGCTACCTTCGATGGCTGGGGCCGGGTGCCCACCGATGCGCAGGGGCGGTTCTCCTTCGCCACGGTCAAGCCGGGCGCCGTGGCCGGCCCGGATGGCCGGCCCCAGGCCGCGCATCTGACCGTGCTGGTGCTGATGCGCGGGCTGCTGCGCGCCGCATCGGCGCGGCTGTACTTTGCCGACGACCCGCACCTGGGCAGCGACACCATCCTGGCGCTGGTACCGGCCGAACGCCGCGGGACTCTGCTGGCCCAGCCCCGCGGCGACGGCGCCTACGCCTGGGACGTGCACATGCAGGGCGATGCGGAAACGGTGTTCTTCCAGTATTGA
- a CDS encoding 3-carboxy-cis,cis-muconate cycloisomerase, which translates to MSATSSLLGSLFGDAACDALFDDAARVQAMLHFEAALAGAQAQCGVIPADAAHAIAAACDVQRYDLAVLAQATALAGNPAIPLVKALTARVGAHDAAAARWVHWGATSQDVIDTGTVLQLRAALELLLPRLQQLCGELAELAARERATGLPGRTLLQQAVPVTFGLKAAGWLDALQRAHRRLHALRADALVLQFGGAAGTLASLQARGLDVAQALATTLALPLPAVPWHTARDRIVEVGCAFGLLAGTLGKIGGDVVLLMQSEVGEAFEPSAAGKGGSSAMPHKRNPVSSVAAVAAATRVPGLVATLFSAMLQPHERAAGQWHAEWDTLPQIVRLTAGSLAQMQACLAGLDLDRTRMRTHLDSHGGVLYAEAAVFALAAQLGKPQAHALVEQAVVLAQAQQRHLREVLGDDPQVSAVLTHAQLQAVFDSDSWRGLSSVWIDRVLAGSPSR; encoded by the coding sequence ATGAGTGCGACGTCCTCGCTGTTGGGATCCTTGTTTGGCGACGCCGCGTGCGACGCACTGTTCGATGATGCGGCGCGCGTACAGGCCATGCTGCACTTCGAAGCGGCGCTTGCCGGTGCGCAGGCGCAGTGCGGCGTGATTCCCGCCGACGCGGCGCATGCCATCGCTGCTGCCTGCGATGTGCAGCGCTACGATCTGGCCGTGTTGGCGCAGGCCACCGCATTGGCCGGCAACCCCGCCATTCCGCTGGTCAAGGCGCTGACCGCGCGGGTGGGCGCACACGATGCCGCCGCCGCGCGCTGGGTGCATTGGGGCGCCACCAGCCAGGACGTGATCGATACCGGTACGGTGCTGCAGCTGCGCGCGGCGCTGGAGCTGTTGTTGCCGCGCCTGCAGCAGCTGTGCGGCGAGCTGGCCGAACTGGCCGCCCGCGAGCGCGCTACCGGGCTGCCTGGGCGCACCTTGCTGCAACAGGCCGTGCCGGTGACCTTCGGGCTCAAGGCGGCCGGCTGGCTGGATGCGCTGCAGCGTGCTCATCGACGCCTGCATGCGCTGCGCGCCGACGCGCTGGTGCTGCAGTTCGGCGGCGCGGCCGGCACGCTGGCCTCGCTGCAGGCACGCGGGCTCGATGTGGCCCAGGCGCTGGCCACCACGCTGGCGCTGCCGTTGCCGGCGGTGCCCTGGCACACCGCGCGCGATCGTATCGTCGAGGTTGGCTGCGCGTTCGGTCTGCTGGCCGGCACGCTGGGCAAGATCGGTGGCGACGTGGTGCTGCTGATGCAATCGGAGGTCGGCGAGGCGTTCGAACCCTCGGCCGCCGGCAAGGGGGGCTCGTCGGCGATGCCGCACAAGCGCAACCCGGTCTCCAGCGTGGCGGCGGTCGCGGCGGCCACGCGCGTACCGGGTCTGGTCGCCACGTTGTTCAGCGCGATGCTGCAGCCGCACGAGCGCGCCGCCGGCCAGTGGCATGCCGAATGGGACACGCTGCCGCAGATCGTGCGGCTCACCGCCGGCAGCCTGGCGCAGATGCAGGCCTGCCTGGCCGGGTTGGACCTGGACCGCACGCGCATGCGCACGCACCTGGACAGCCACGGCGGCGTGCTCTACGCCGAAGCGGCGGTATTCGCGCTGGCCGCGCAGCTCGGCAAGCCGCAGGCGCACGCACTGGTCGAACAGGCGGTGGTGCTGGCCCAGGCCCAGCAGCGGCATCTGCGCGAGGTACTGGGCGATGATCCGCAGGTGAGTGCGGTGCTCACGCACGCGCAACTGCAGGCGGTGTTCGATAGCGACAGCTGGCGTGGCCTGTCCTCGGTCTGGATCGACCGCGTGCTGGCCGGCTCCCCTTCCCGTTGA
- the pcaD gene encoding 3-oxoadipate enol-lactonase, giving the protein MAYLQLPTHRLHYRLDGTEGRPWLTFCNSLGTDLHMWDVQIAAFAPHFRILRYDRRGHGYSETPPGPYSVADLGQDVLALWDGLQIERSDFCGLSIGGLTGQWLGLHAPQRLRRLVVCATAQKIGSTDTWETRIDKVRSEGLPVLIDATLQRWFTPAFAISHAQRLDMIAAAFVSTSPAGYIACCQAVAEADFRGALDGLALPLLALAGDDDPVCPPPNLREIAYAAPDGHYAQVPGRHLCNLESPAAFNDAVLGFLQAD; this is encoded by the coding sequence ATGGCCTATCTCCAACTGCCCACCCATCGCCTGCACTATCGCCTGGACGGCACCGAAGGCCGGCCCTGGCTGACCTTCTGCAATTCGCTCGGCACCGACCTGCACATGTGGGACGTGCAGATCGCCGCGTTCGCCCCGCACTTCCGCATCCTGCGTTACGACCGCCGTGGCCACGGCTATTCGGAAACGCCGCCGGGTCCCTACAGCGTCGCCGACCTGGGCCAGGATGTGCTGGCACTGTGGGATGGCCTGCAGATCGAGCGCAGCGACTTCTGCGGGCTGTCGATCGGTGGGCTGACCGGGCAGTGGCTGGGCCTGCACGCGCCACAGCGGCTGCGGCGGCTGGTGGTGTGCGCCACCGCGCAGAAGATCGGCAGCACCGATACTTGGGAAACGCGCATTGACAAGGTACGCAGCGAGGGCCTGCCGGTGCTGATCGACGCCACCTTGCAGCGCTGGTTCACGCCGGCATTCGCCATCAGCCACGCGCAGCGGCTGGACATGATTGCCGCCGCGTTCGTCTCCACCTCGCCCGCCGGCTACATCGCCTGTTGTCAGGCAGTGGCCGAGGCGGATTTCCGTGGTGCGCTGGATGGGCTGGCCCTGCCGCTATTGGCGCTGGCCGGCGACGACGACCCGGTGTGCCCGCCGCCGAATCTGCGCGAGATCGCCTACGCCGCACCCGATGGCCATTACGCGCAGGTGCCCGGCCGGCATCTGTGCAACCTGGAGTCGCCGGCCGCGTTCAATGACGCGGTGCTGGGCTTTCTGCAGGCCGATTGA